One Vicia villosa cultivar HV-30 ecotype Madison, WI linkage group LG5, Vvil1.0, whole genome shotgun sequence genomic window, CAAACATGCGAGTACTGAATTAACTAACATAAAAACACAACCAAAGAAACCAAATTTATATACCTGATGAAATCCAGGTTCATGAGTCAAAGTTACACCAAGCTCAGCAACACAAGAATAGATTCTAGCATCACTCCCATACAAAAACCCATACCTCCTCAAACAAGAATCCAAAACCCTAGCCAAAACCTTCGCAAGCGAATGACTAATCGCAAAACCACCTCCACCAAACGCCATCTCAAACGAATACATCGTGTTCTGATCATAGCTCTCCGAGTTACTCCCGACGTAAAACCACCGATCATGATCATACTTCGAAAGTGTCTTCACAACATTCTCCACGAAGAAAACCGTATCATCATCCCCAAACACAAACCACCGAACATCCGTTTCGTTCCGATCCACCGCCTCCTTCACAACCCTCGCCACACGGATCGCCGACCGAAGCCCTCCCTGCAAAGTATACGGAAATCCAGACGCGTCGCCGGAGATCACAACCGGCGGAGACAGAGGCGACGAATTAACCGGCGGCGAGTCCAGAAACGCAAGCGCGCGGGTGGATTTAGCGGAATACCAGAGATGAACGTAAGACTGACGGTGTTGCCAGGAGAGAGAAGACGAAGCGACGGAGAAGAGAACGTGGCGGCGCGTGGTTGGCGTAAGACGAGATACGACGGCGGAAGGTGATAAATCGGCGGAGTGTGGGGCCCACAgaattaaaaggaaataaaaattaAGAAGTAATGAAAGAAGTAATATGAAAGAGGTTAGTGTTGAAATTCTGAATCTAGAAAAAGCTGAAGTAAAATTCGAAGGCATTGGTGAGCTTGGTGAGTGTGATTGTTGGGGTGAGTTTGAAAGAGGTAATGCGTTTGGTTCCTTTTTTCTTCTGTGGAACATCATTACtagtttttttatgtttttgtttgttaCTCAGGTTAGGTTTTTCAACTGGGTTtccttttttttgtattttaattaaagtgAAGTAAAGGGAGCTTAAAGGGTTAGTTGAGTTAAGTTGAGGAACATGTATGGATATGTTAAAgcttgttttttttaatgtttttgtatGTGTTTGTGTTGTTCAGGATTGGTATGGCCCGTGTTAGAAGGGGTAACTGCGACAACTAAGGCTGGCACATGGACTATTTCTTTTATGTTTAATAATG contains:
- the LOC131601734 gene encoding uncharacterized protein LOC131601734, whose translation is MMFHRRKKEPNALPLSNSPQQSHSPSSPMPSNFTSAFSRFRISTLTSFILLLSLLLNFYFLLILWAPHSADLSPSAVVSRLTPTTRRHVLFSVASSSLSWQHRQSYVHLWYSAKSTRALAFLDSPPVNSSPLSPPVVISGDASGFPYTLQGGLRSAIRVARVVKEAVDRNETDVRWFVFGDDDTVFFVENVVKTLSKYDHDRWFYVGSNSESYDQNTMYSFEMAFGGGGFAISHSLAKVLARVLDSCLRRYGFLYGSDARIYSCVAELGVTLTHEPGFHQLDMRGNLFGVLAAHPLSPLCSLHHLDAAEPIFPDMNRTQALGHLIAATNVDPARILQQTVCYDRSSSLTFSVSWGFAIQVYQGNVLLPDLLAVKKTFAPWRKIHSNFMLDTKDYPRDPCKRPSIFFLKSVESDKKGIWSNYTRHVEKKCPKSNPNLPNKITVYSRKLDRSIEEIKALRRECCSVFPSSNETISIRIRQCGNNELISMES